The Staphylococcus sp. KG4-3 genome window below encodes:
- the thrS gene encoding threonine--tRNA ligase, which yields MFADNVKVKLSNNNELEVPQETTLLHITKIIGSSFSKKAALGYVNGELKELNYVLKEDCKVKFITFEDQEAEESIRYTLSFLISYIIQNQFEGIEIADIGVNNEDFYCDFQTTIKNLNKDDLKHLNKSLNKLIESNPTIEVSEVSIETAKQVLGDKKYMKYHVENNEDSKVRIAKIGAYTSIISYPIISNLAKLKNYKLKNISSTNWLRDVNNEPLQRISGIAFSSGDGLKEHEAFLEKYENINHRKIGKELNLFTFSDYAPGMPFYKHNGQIIRLELQNLLRKLQFEEDYEEVYTPFIMNESLWKNSGHWDHYKDNMYFTEVDDIKYSLKPMNCPGHMLIYKNEHHSYRDLPIRMAEFGQVHRHELSGSLNGLFRVRTFNQDDAHIYVSKNQIESEILNVLNLIDKVYTIFGFDYSIELSTRPDDYMGDINLWNFAEESLENVLNYNDLEYTINEKDGAFYGPKIDIHIKDALGRSHQCGTIQLDFQMPEKFDLNYINENNEKEKPVVIHRAIYGSIDRFLGILLEHYSGKLPLWLSPNQVNIIPVNNKMHLDHVEKIKKQLKSKGIRVNVDKSEEKMGYKIRNAQVKKVPYTVVIGDDEVKNNTLSVRKHGGNSEQTFEVYDFIEKAIEEKDIL from the coding sequence ATGTTTGCAGATAATGTGAAAGTTAAACTATCAAATAATAATGAATTGGAGGTGCCCCAAGAAACAACATTACTTCATATTACTAAAATTATTGGTAGCTCTTTTTCAAAAAAAGCTGCCCTAGGATATGTTAACGGTGAATTAAAAGAACTCAATTATGTACTCAAAGAAGATTGTAAAGTTAAGTTTATTACTTTTGAAGATCAAGAAGCCGAAGAATCAATCAGATATACATTATCTTTTTTAATCAGTTATATAATTCAAAATCAATTTGAAGGTATTGAAATCGCTGATATAGGAGTTAATAATGAAGATTTTTATTGTGATTTCCAAACTACAATTAAAAATCTTAATAAAGATGATTTGAAACACCTTAACAAATCACTTAATAAGCTTATAGAATCTAACCCCACAATCGAAGTATCAGAAGTATCAATAGAAACAGCAAAACAAGTTTTGGGAGATAAAAAATACATGAAATATCATGTTGAAAATAACGAGGATAGCAAGGTTAGAATTGCTAAAATAGGAGCTTATACATCGATAATTAGTTATCCTATTATTAGTAATTTAGCAAAACTTAAAAACTATAAACTCAAAAATATTTCATCTACAAATTGGCTAAGAGATGTAAATAACGAACCTTTGCAACGTATATCAGGCATAGCTTTTTCTAGTGGAGATGGCTTAAAAGAACACGAAGCATTTCTTGAAAAATACGAAAATATTAATCATAGAAAAATAGGTAAAGAACTCAATTTGTTTACATTTTCTGATTATGCACCTGGTATGCCTTTTTATAAACATAATGGCCAAATTATACGTCTTGAACTTCAAAACCTTTTAAGAAAACTACAATTTGAAGAAGATTATGAAGAAGTTTATACACCGTTTATAATGAATGAGTCATTATGGAAGAATAGTGGACATTGGGATCACTATAAAGATAATATGTATTTTACAGAAGTAGATGATATAAAATATTCACTAAAGCCTATGAATTGTCCAGGACACATGCTCATTTATAAAAATGAACATCACTCATACAGAGATTTACCTATTCGCATGGCTGAATTTGGTCAAGTACATCGACATGAATTAAGTGGCTCTTTAAATGGTTTGTTCAGAGTAAGAACTTTTAATCAAGATGATGCCCATATCTATGTGAGCAAAAACCAAATAGAAAGTGAAATTCTTAATGTACTTAATTTAATTGATAAGGTATATACTATCTTTGGGTTTGACTATAGTATTGAATTATCTACACGTCCAGACGATTATATGGGGGATATCAATTTATGGAATTTTGCCGAAGAATCTCTTGAAAATGTACTTAATTATAATGATTTAGAATATACAATCAACGAAAAAGATGGAGCATTTTATGGTCCTAAAATAGACATCCATATTAAAGATGCATTAGGTAGAAGTCACCAATGTGGCACAATACAACTTGATTTCCAAATGCCTGAAAAATTTGATTTGAACTATATTAATGAGAACAATGAAAAAGAAAAGCCTGTAGTTATTCATAGAGCTATTTATGGATCTATAGATCGTTTCTTAGGTATCTTACTTGAACACTACAGTGGCAAATTGCCTCTATGGTTATCTCCAAACCAAGTTAATATCATACCTGTTAATAACAAAATGCATTTGGATCATGTTGAGAAAATTAAAAAACAACTAAAATCTAAAGGTATAAGAGTTAATGTTGATAAAAGCGAGGAAAAAATGGGCTATAAAATTAGAAATGCTCAAGTTAAAAAAGTGCCCTATACTGTTGTTATCGGTGATGATGAGGTGAAAAACAATACTTTATCTGTCCGAAAACATGGCGGAAATTCAGAACAAACATTTGAAGTATATGATTTTATAGAAAAAGCGATAGAAGAAAAAGACATATTATAG
- a CDS encoding recombinase family protein gives MIVGYARVSTIDQNLDRQIENLQSFGAEKIFTEKQSGKSIENRPTFQETLSFVRMGDRLIVESIDRLGRNYDEIIQTVNYLKEKEVQLMITSLPMMNEAIGNPLLDKFMKDLIIQILAMISEQERDESKRRQAQGIKVAKEKGIYKGRPVLYSPNAKDPQKRLVYYRVIEMLNQGISISKIAKEVNIARQTVYRIKSKEI, from the coding sequence ATGATTGTTGGTTATGCAAGAGTTTCAACTATTGATCAAAATTTAGACAGACAAATTGAAAATCTACAGTCCTTTGGTGCTGAAAAAATATTTACTGAAAAACAATCAGGTAAATCTATAGAAAATAGGCCTACTTTTCAAGAAACGCTAAGTTTTGTACGTATGGGAGATCGTTTAATTGTAGAGTCTATTGATCGTCTAGGCCGGAATTATGATGAGATTATTCAAACTGTTAACTATTTAAAAGAAAAAGAAGTCCAATTGATGATTACAAGCTTGCCTATGATGAATGAAGCAATTGGAAATCCATTGTTAGATAAGTTCATGAAAGATTTAATCATTCAAATTTTAGCAATGATTTCAGAACAAGAAAGAGATGAAAGTAAGCGTAGGCAAGCACAGGGTATTAAAGTGGCTAAAGAAAAAGGCATCTATAAAGGCAGACCTGTACTTTATTCACCAAATGCAAAAGATCCTCAAAAACGTTTGGTCTATTACCGAGTTATAGAAATGTTAAATCAAGGAATTTCTATTAGTAAGATTGCGAAAGAAGTTAATATTGCCAGACAAACTGTATACAGAATTAAAAGTAAAGAAATATAA